In the genome of Abyssalbus ytuae, the window CCTTGAATCACAGGTCACAGAATTATTAACCATATTATTTGCCAAAATTGTAAGTAAAGATATTGAAAACAATATACGCCAGTTGGCCAGGGAGGAGCTAATGAAGATTAAAAAAGTAGAAACTTACATAAAGCAAAATATCAGAAAAAAAATAACCATATCCGAACTAGCATCTGTAGGGGGGCTTAACACTTCTAAATTAAAGTATGATTTTAAAAGAGTATTTTCAACTACTATTTTTAAATATATTACTAAGTTAAGGATGGAAGAAGCCCAGAAATTAATTATTGATCATAATTATACTATTACCCAGGCATCTTATGAGGTGGGATATAAAAATCCACAGCATTTTACCGTTGCTTTTAAAAAAATGTACGGTTATTTACCCAGTGACCTCAATAAATTAAAGTTGGTTTGATGTTTATTAAGAATTTTCTATCTTCATTTTTATGAATGAAGACTTTTTACACTACTTATGGAAATTCAAAAAATTTGATTTTGTTAATTTAAAAACAACCAATGGAGACAAACTGGAGATTCTTTCAGTTGGAGTGACAAATAATAATTCGGGTCCCGATTTTTTTAATGCACGATTAAAAGTGGGTGGCCAGCAATGGGCAGGAAATGTAGAAATTCACTTAAAATCTTCAGATTGGTATTTGCACAATCACGAAAATGATGCTGCGTATAAAAATGTAATCCTTCATGTAGTATGGGAACATGATGTAGATGTATTTATAAAAAATAATACCTCTCTTCCCACATTGGAATTAAAAGAAAGGGTACAGACAAGCATTTTAGATAATTATTATAGTTTAATTTCTGCAAAAAAGAACTTTATTAATTGTGAGAATCAGGTTCAGGAGATTGATTCGTTTGTTTTTCAAAACTGGCTTCAGAGGCTGTATTTTGAACGGCTGGAAGATAAATCTAAGTTAATTTTAGAAGAGCTGAAAAATACAAACAATGATTGGGAAGCTTTGCTTTTTGTAATGCTAGCTAAATCCTTCGGATTAAAAGTTAACGGAGATTCTTTTTATAGCATAGCCAAATCAGTAGATTATTCGGTTATCAGAAAAGTTCAGAACGATATAAAACAAACAGAAGCATTACTTTTTGGTCAGGGCGGGTTGTTAGGTATAGATTGTTTAGATACCTATTACATTGAATTAAAAAAAGAATACGAATATTTAAAGAATAAGTTTCAATTGGAAACCAGGGGTGTTATACCGGTTAAACTCTCTAAGTTAAGGCCTCCCAATTTTCCAACATTACGTTTATCGCAAATGGCTTCTCTCCTATACAACCGGCAAAACCTGTTTTCAAAAGTTATAAATGCAGTTAATATTCAGGAATTATATGAGATATTTAAAGTTAAGGCTTCAAATTACTGGGATAGCCATTTTACGTTTGGTAAGATATCATCAAAAAGTAAAAAAGTTTTAACGCAAAAGTTTATTGATTTAATCATTATCAATACTATTATCCCTGTTAAATTTTGTTATGGCAGGTCAATTGGCAAAGAAACAGATGAAGAAATTATTACATTAATTCAATCTCTTACTAAAGAGAGTAACAGTATTATAAACGGCTTTCATACGATTAAACTAAATCTTCAATCAGCAATGGATACTCAATCTGCACTTCAGTTATATAATAATTATTGTACAAAAAATAAGTGTTTGCAATGTGCGGTGGGCATAAGTTTAATTAAGTATTAGTTTATTATATTTACTCCATGAATACAATGCACAACATACGGTATTTTTTTGAAAAGCATGGTTTTGAAGTCTCTTCCCGGCTGGCAGAGAGATTGGGGATGAAAGCAAAAAATGTACGTTTGTTTTTTATATATTCTTCATTTGCCACTTTTGGCTTATGGTTTTTTGTATATCTTACTTTTGCTTTTTGGTTGCGGCTTAAAGATTTAGTGTATACAAAAAGAACATCGGTTTTTGATTTATAATATATGTTTAAACTTTTCAGGTCTAAAATTTATACAGCAGTAGCTCTATTACTTCTCATATTTTTCACAGGAGTTTTGGGTTATAAATATTTGGCAGGTTATACATGGATAGATGCTGCGTATATGACTATAATAACAGTGACCACGGTAGGATTTAGAGAAGTAAATCCCGTTGATGATACAACTAAATTATTTACTATTCTGCTCATACTTTCAAGTGTTTTCATATTTGCCTATGCAATTTCGGTTATAACAGAATATATACTTTCTAAAAGTACCTTTCAAAATATAAAATTCAGGAAAATGAAAAAGCAAATTAATGAATTGAATAATCATATTATTATATGTGGTTACGGAAGAAACGGAATGCAGGCTGCCGCCAAATTAAGGGCATACAGACGGCCATTTGTTGTGATTGAAAAAAATACTGAAGTTATAGAGAGGAGTACCGATGATGTTCTTTTTATACATGGAAATGCCAATGATGATGAAACTTTAATAGAAGCCGGTATTAAAAATGCAAACTGTTTAATCACCGCTTTGCCTGATGATGCAGATAACCTCTTTGTGGTATTATCGTCAAGGCAATTAAACAGAAACCTTACTATAATTAGCAGGGCATCGCAGGAAGCATCCCAAAAAAAATTAAAACTGGCAGGAGCCAATAAAACAATTATGCCTGATAAAATAGGAGGAGATCATATGGCCTCTCTGGTGGTTTTGCCCGATCTTATAGAATTCATGGACCAACTTTCAATAGAAGGAGAAGATACCATTAATTTAGAAGAAATCTCTATCGATGACCTTCCTGAAAATTACAAGTACAAATCGCTGGTAGATCTGGATTTAAGAAGAAAAACAGGATGTACCGTAATAGGCTATAAAGAACCCACTGGTGTATATGTTGTAAACCCGGATAGTACCACAAAATTATTACCACATTCTAAGATTATGGTACTGGGTAAGCCTGAACAGATTAAAAAACTGAATGAGCTTTTTAAAATTCCTGAAAGTCACATTTAAGAATTAAAATTTGATTTGATGGTAATTTTTTAAGATATTGCCCGCTTATTTTATAAAAATCTAACAAAATTCAAGTTTATATTATGAAGAAATATCTTCTTTCTTTACTATTTATAATTACCCCACTTTTATCAATTGCGCAGGAAACAACAGACCAAGGGATTGATGAAATTATTAATGAGAGATTTGGAAATGCTACAGGTTGGTTTGTAAATGCCATTTTTTATCAAATACCAATTACTAAAGATGTAGGGATACCATGGGTAGTTATTATGTTATTGGGTTTTGCTACTTTTTTTACTTTATACTTTAAGTTTATAAATATAAGTGGTTTTGCAAAAGCAATTAATGTTGTAAGAGGAAAATATGATAATATAGACCATGTTACGGTAGATCCTATGTATGGAGACCTCACACCTGGAGGAGATTCAATTGAGACGATAAGAATAGAAGGGAAACACGGTGAAGTATCTCATTTTCAGGCATTAACAGCAGCGTTATCCGGTACCGTTGGTTTGGGTAATATTGCCGGTGTAGCTATAGCTATTACAATTGGCGGCCCGGGAGCAACTTTCTGGATGATAATTGCTGGATTATTGGGTATGACCTCAAAATTTGCCGAGTGTACACTTGGAGTTAAATACAGGGATGTTGGGAAAGATGGAACAGTGTATGGAGGTCCCATGTATTACTTAAGAAAAGGGTTGTCAGAAAAAGGTATAGCAGGATTAGGTAAAGTTTTAGCCGTATTATTTGCTGTTTTTTGTATTGGAGGTTCATTTGGAGGAGGAAATATGTTTCAGGCAAATCAGGCCGCACAAATATTTAACGATGTAACTAATAATACCGGAGCATCATCTGGTTTTTGGTTTGGGGTTATTATGGCTGTTTTTGTTGGAATTGTAATTATAGGAGGAGTAAAACGCATAGCCTCTGTTACAGAAAAAGTGGTTCCTTTTATGGTAGGTATATATGTGCTTGCAGCATTGATAATAATTGGAGCTAACTTTAGTCATATTCCATCAGCTTTTGGTGAAATATTTGAAGGTGCTTTTTCTCCTGTAGGAATAGCAGGTGGTTTTGTTGGGGTTCTTGTTCAGGGTTTTAGAAGAGCTGCTTTTTCAAATGAAGCCGGAGTAGGATCGGCAGCAATTGCGCACTCAGCAGTAAAAACAAAATACCCTGCAAGTGAAGGGATTGTTGCTTTGCTGGAGCCGTTTATTGATACTGTCGTAGTTTGTACAATCACCGCCTTGGTAATAATAATTACCGGTAATTATGCCGATACAACGGCATCGGGGGTACAACTCACATCTAATGCTTTTGCTTCGGTTTTGCCCTGGTTTCCTTATGTGCTAACTGTAGCGGTAATATTATTTGCTTTTTCTACTATGATTTCCTGGTCATATTATGGGCTGCAATCATGGCTTTATTTATTTGGAAAGAGTCGGCAAAATACTATCACTTATAAAGTATTATTTTGTGTTTTTACTATTATTGGAGCTTCAATAAGCCTGGGAGCAGTAACTGACTTTTCTGATGCAATGATATTTGCCATGGCTGTTCCAAATTTAATTGGAGTTTCTATGTTACTTCCAAAAATAAGGGAAGAAGTTCAAAAATATCTAGATGCCATAAGATCCGGTAAATAATATATTTAAATGAATAATATTAAATCTCATTTCCGGTTTTCAAAAAATCAGCGAAATGGGATTTTCTTTTTGCTGTTATTAATATTCATACTTCAGTGTATCTATTTTTTTGTAGATTTTTCTTCTGATAAAAATTTCTTCGATAATAATGAAGTACTGTTAGGTTTTCAAAAACAAATAGATTCCCTTAAAAAACTTGAGGAAGAAAAGAAAAAACTTAAAATTTTTCCTTTTAACCCTAATTATATTGATGACCATAAAGGTTATATGCTGGGAATGTCCAATGAACAGATTGATAAACTTTTAAATTATCGTAAAGAAGGTAATTATATTAATTCTCCGCAGGAATTTCAATTTGTTACGGGAGTGCCGGATTCTCTTTTAAATGTTTTCTCAGCATACTTTGTTTTTCCGAAAAGAAAGAAAACAACAGGATATAACAAAGAAAAAGCATTTGTAATTAAAAAAAAAGATATCAATTTAGTAACCGTTGATGATTTAAAAAAAGTATCGGGAGTTGGTAATAAACTCTCTAATCGTATAATTAAGTACAGAGAACTTCTGGGTGGTTTTATGCTGCCGGAACAGCTTTATGAAGTATATGGGCTGGATAAAAAGATAGCTGATAAAGTTTTAAAACATTATCCGCTGATAACACCCCCAGTAATAAAAAAAATTGAAGTAAATTCGGCAAGCTTAAAAGAACTCTCCTCCAATGTATATATAAATTACGATTTAGCAACTCATATAATTGAGTACAGGAGCAGGGTAGGTAAAATAATGTCTTTTGAGGAATTGAAAAAAATGGAGGGTATTTCTGCTGAAAAAATTAACAGAATTAAATTATATTTGGATTTTAATTAAAAATTGTTAAATAACGAATGAAATTGGATTTAGATACACAAATGAATTTTGATTACTCTGAAACACAGGGTTTAGTAGCTGTGTCAGCCCGGGATTTTGCCGAGCAATACATACGGCCTTATGTAAATGAATGGGATGAAAAACAGATTTTTCCGGTTGAGCTTTTTAAAAAAGCCGGTGAATTTGGTTTTATGGGTGTTTTAGTGCCGCAACAATACGGCGGAGCCGGATTTGGTTATCATGAATATATCGCCGTAATTGAAGAAATTTCAAAAGTAGACCCGGCCATAGGACTTTCTGTCGCAGCACATAATTCATTATGTACAAATCATATTTTAGAATTCGGAAATGAAGAACAAAAAAACCGTTGGCTGCCTAAATTAGCAACCGGTGAATGGATTGGTGCCTGGGGACTTACCGAACACAATACAGGATCGGATGCCGGAGGAATGAATACCACTGCAACAAAGGAAGGAAACCATTGGGTTATAAACGGGGCGAAAAACTTTATTACACATGGTAAAAGCGGAGATATTGCTGTGATAATTGCCAGAACAGGCGAAAAAGGTGACTCACACGGAATGACAGCTTTTGCAATTGAAAAAGGTACTCCCGGCTTCAACAGTGGGAAAAAAGAAGATAAGTTGGGTATGCGAGCCAGTGAAACAGCCGAATTGATCTTTTCAGATTGCCGTATCCCCGACGAAAACAGGTTGGGAGAAGTAGGAGATGGCTTTATACAATCATTAAAGGTGTTGGACGGAGGCAGAATATCTATAGGTGCTTTGTCTTTGGGCACCGCAAAAGGTGCTTATGAAGCCGCATTAAAATATTCAAAAGAACGTGAACAGTTTGGTAAACCCATTTCTTCTTTTCAGGGAATATCATTTAAACTGGCCGAAATGGCAACTGATATTGAAGCCTCCGAACTATTACTTCATAAAGCCGCCTTTGAGAAAAATGCAGGCAGAAAAATGACTAAGCTCAGTGCCATGTGTAAAATGTTTGCATCAGAAGCTTGTGTGCGCATTGCAAACGAGGCGGTGCAAATTCACGGTGGTTATGGATATACAAAAGATTTTCCGGTAGAAAAGTTTTACAGAGATTCCAAACTTTGTACAATTGGTGAAGGAACTACCGAAATTCAAAAAGTAGTAATAGCCAGAAACATCTTAAAATAACCGGTAAAAATCAACATATATTACAGGAAACCTTGAAAAAAAGGGTTATATAACTTAAGAGGACCGGAAAGAAGTACATTATGGAAAAAGGATGGTACTATCTCCAAAAGGTTTTATTATACCGGTTTTCCATATTCCTTCAAGACTGTTTCCCTGAGTTTTCTTCAGAGAGCAACGATAGGCGTACTTTACCTTTAATTTAATCGGTAAACCGGATATTGTAAATGAGCCGGTTCATAAAATTTACTTTTTTTATGAATCCAGTCCAATTGTGCATACCAATCGCTGGAAAATTCTTTGTCATCTTTCTTTTTGTTTTCAAATTCCTGCTTCAATCCCGGGTCTGTTTCAAGAATTTCGGCAGCTTTATCTTCCCATACATAAGGAGAGAACCCTTCTTTTTGTTGCAATATGGTATCAAAAAAATTCCAGTTAAAAAAAGAATCCACGGCTGCAGGTTCCAAAGTTTCCAATAAATAACGTACAGCCTTTTGATTAGTAGGTATAATCAGGTCACCTTTTTTAAATAAAACACTTGTTGTTTTTCCGGAAACCCTGGTATTATAATGAAGATAATGACCCTCAAAAGGATTTTTAACAGTTTCATATTCTTCAATTTTGTACGATTCCACCGTTATCAAAGTATCATTTTTAAGAGATTCTGTTTCCACATTATTAATTTTTAAAAGCTCAATAACATTATACCAGCCTTTGGGAATAATGTAAGCTTTTGGTATACTCACAGAGTCTTTCGGTTTAAAGTAATTATAATAAACAATTTCTTTGGTAAAAGGTTTCCCTCGGTTATATTTAAGCCTTTGATGCCCTGTAATTTCACTATCCGTAAATTCACTTTCATATCCTTTAAAATTCAGTGTGGATGTTTTAGTACTGTCAATCGTCCATTGTATAGGATATGTATCACCTGCTTTAAAGGAACGAGTTATTTTTTTCCTTAAATTTTTTAGAGTGTCACTGTCGGCTTCCATAATTTCTATCATACTTTTCATAAGTTCATAGGTGCCGTATACTCTTTGTTTATAAGGTTTAAGCATGTGGGTTTCTATCATCATTCCTAACGTATTGAACATTGTTGTATAACCGGTAGAGTAGCGGGGAGAATCCATAAACTGGCTAAAACCCCCATCGGGAGGCATGTTGAAAATATTTACATAAGGAGTGATATCCCAATTTTTAGCTAATAGTTTTTTTTCGAGTTCAGGCATTAACTCAGTGTGAAGATAATGACCCGGATCTCCTCCTAACTTATTATGCTGGGTAAAAAGATGTGTTAGCGTATATTGATAATCTGCGCCGTTGCTCACATGATTATCAATAAAAACATCGGGCTGAATCTTGTGAAATATCCTGGCAAAAGTTTTTGCATTTTTTGTATCGGCTTTTACAAAATCCCGGTTTAGATCATAATTTCTTGCATTTCCCCTGAACCCATATTCTTTTGGCCCGAGTTGATTGGTTCTTGAATAGGAATTCCTGTTTAAACTACCCCCTACATTATATATAGGAATAGTAACTAAAACAACATTTTGAGGGGAAGGTATTGTTCCATTAGCAAGGTCCCTGAACAGCATCATGGTAGCATCAATTCCGTCACTTTCTCCCGGATGAATACCGTTGTTTACAAAAAGTACTCTTTTACGGTCTCTGATAGTAGAAAGATTAAAAACCTCTTCAGTATTAAAGATTACAACATGTAAAGGCTCTCCGGAGTCGGTTTCTCCCGTTTTCTCAATAGATATGGTGTTGTATTTGTCGGCTAAATTCTTATAATACTCAATAACCTGGTTGTAAGTAGCAGTCTCCTGTCCTTCAGATTTTTCAAAAACGGTAGTAAAATCATAATCTTTTTGAATGTTCTTATTACAACCGGTAATAACAATCAGGTATATTAATAAAATTCTTTTCATATATGTTGATGTGGGTTTTTATGTTACTAAAGTAAAACTATTATATAAGTTTTTTTGATTCTATTTCCTTCTATGAGGTTTGAAAGATTAAAAAGATGATAATTTTATTAAGCTAAACTTTTTAGCGGGAATAGTTTTTTAAAAACTTATTAACCCGAAAACGTTTTCGGATGCTATGTTGATTTTTTAGGAGGTATATTTTTCATAATTTTCTAAAAATTCAAACTATCCAATAAATGAAAACACAAAATTTTATTAAATTATTTTTATTCACTTCGTATTTGTTTTTTTCGTCGTGTAATAAAGAAGATCAGTTAATTGAGAATCAGGAAAATGTACTAATTGAGCAAAATACCTCACTCAAAAAAGGATTGGCTCCCAGGGCCGGGTTAAAGTCCATAGGCTCTGGTGTTATGATGCAGGCCTTCTATTGGGATGTGCCGGCAGGAGGAACCTGGTGGAATCATCTCAATACAAAAGTGGCTGAATGGAGCAATGCCGGAATTGATGCAATCTGGTTGCCGCCTGCTTCAAAAGCACAAAATGGGGCCTATTCCATGGGCTATGACCCTTTTGATTATTTTGACTTTGGCGAATATAACCAGATGGGAAGTACCGAAACCAGGTTTGGTTCCAGAACAGAACTCGTTTCTTTAATTAATACCGCACATTCCAATGGATTAAACGTAATAGCTGATATAGTTCTCAATCATAACAGTGGAGGAGATGCTGAATACAATATTTTTACAGGAACCGATACCTGGACAGATTTTCAGCCTGCTTCCGGCATGTTTGACAGGACAATGTATGATTTTCACCCTAACGATTATCACACAAACGATTCCGGGGTATTTGGAGGCTTTGCCGATTTATGTCATCATAAAACCTATGTTCAGGACTGGTTATGGAACGATGCAAATTCAGTGGCAAAGTATTATATGAATGTTATAGGTTTTGATGGTTGGCGTTTTGATTATGTAAAAGGGTTTGAACCATGGGTTGTTAAAAGCTGGAAAAATACTGTGGGCGGATTTTCAGTAGGAGAATACTGGGATGGAAATGCAGCAACTTTAGATTGGTGGGCAGGCGAAGCCGAAGCAAGTGCCTTTGATTTTGCTTGTTATTACAGAATGAGGGATGCATTTGAAGGGAACGATTTAACCCGGTTAAACGACGATATGCTTTGGAAAAGAAA includes:
- a CDS encoding alpha-amylase, which encodes MKTQNFIKLFLFTSYLFFSSCNKEDQLIENQENVLIEQNTSLKKGLAPRAGLKSIGSGVMMQAFYWDVPAGGTWWNHLNTKVAEWSNAGIDAIWLPPASKAQNGAYSMGYDPFDYFDFGEYNQMGSTETRFGSRTELVSLINTAHSNGLNVIADIVLNHNSGGDAEYNIFTGTDTWTDFQPASGMFDRTMYDFHPNDYHTNDSGVFGGFADLCHHKTYVQDWLWNDANSVAKYYMNVIGFDGWRFDYVKGFEPWVVKSWKNTVGGFSVGEYWDGNAATLDWWAGEAEASAFDFACYYRMRDAFEGNDLTRLNDDMLWKRNSTGAVTFVTNHDTDEIYNGKMLAYAYILTHEGYPTVFYRDYEEWLDKDKLNNLIWIHNNLASGNTTILYADNDEYVARRNGYNNAGLIVYINNSASWQERWVETNWSSTTIKDYTGHSGWEPVTQSDKWVKIQVPPSSYTVWSVK
- a CDS encoding acyl-CoA dehydrogenase family protein; protein product: MNFDYSETQGLVAVSARDFAEQYIRPYVNEWDEKQIFPVELFKKAGEFGFMGVLVPQQYGGAGFGYHEYIAVIEEISKVDPAIGLSVAAHNSLCTNHILEFGNEEQKNRWLPKLATGEWIGAWGLTEHNTGSDAGGMNTTATKEGNHWVINGAKNFITHGKSGDIAVIIARTGEKGDSHGMTAFAIEKGTPGFNSGKKEDKLGMRASETAELIFSDCRIPDENRLGEVGDGFIQSLKVLDGGRISIGALSLGTAKGAYEAALKYSKEREQFGKPISSFQGISFKLAEMATDIEASELLLHKAAFEKNAGRKMTKLSAMCKMFASEACVRIANEAVQIHGGYGYTKDFPVEKFYRDSKLCTIGEGTTEIQKVVIARNILK
- a CDS encoding M14 family metallopeptidase — encoded protein: MKRILLIYLIVITGCNKNIQKDYDFTTVFEKSEGQETATYNQVIEYYKNLADKYNTISIEKTGETDSGEPLHVVIFNTEEVFNLSTIRDRKRVLFVNNGIHPGESDGIDATMMLFRDLANGTIPSPQNVVLVTIPIYNVGGSLNRNSYSRTNQLGPKEYGFRGNARNYDLNRDFVKADTKNAKTFARIFHKIQPDVFIDNHVSNGADYQYTLTHLFTQHNKLGGDPGHYLHTELMPELEKKLLAKNWDITPYVNIFNMPPDGGFSQFMDSPRYSTGYTTMFNTLGMMIETHMLKPYKQRVYGTYELMKSMIEIMEADSDTLKNLRKKITRSFKAGDTYPIQWTIDSTKTSTLNFKGYESEFTDSEITGHQRLKYNRGKPFTKEIVYYNYFKPKDSVSIPKAYIIPKGWYNVIELLKINNVETESLKNDTLITVESYKIEEYETVKNPFEGHYLHYNTRVSGKTTSVLFKKGDLIIPTNQKAVRYLLETLEPAAVDSFFNWNFFDTILQQKEGFSPYVWEDKAAEILETDPGLKQEFENKKKDDKEFSSDWYAQLDWIHKKSKFYEPAHLQYPVYRLN
- a CDS encoding PspC domain-containing protein — its product is MNTMHNIRYFFEKHGFEVSSRLAERLGMKAKNVRLFFIYSSFATFGLWFFVYLTFAFWLRLKDLVYTKRTSVFDL
- a CDS encoding potassium channel family protein, which codes for MFKLFRSKIYTAVALLLLIFFTGVLGYKYLAGYTWIDAAYMTIITVTTVGFREVNPVDDTTKLFTILLILSSVFIFAYAISVITEYILSKSTFQNIKFRKMKKQINELNNHIIICGYGRNGMQAAAKLRAYRRPFVVIEKNTEVIERSTDDVLFIHGNANDDETLIEAGIKNANCLITALPDDADNLFVVLSSRQLNRNLTIISRASQEASQKKLKLAGANKTIMPDKIGGDHMASLVVLPDLIEFMDQLSIEGEDTINLEEISIDDLPENYKYKSLVDLDLRRKTGCTVIGYKEPTGVYVVNPDSTTKLLPHSKIMVLGKPEQIKKLNELFKIPESHI
- a CDS encoding alanine/glycine:cation symporter family protein — translated: MKKYLLSLLFIITPLLSIAQETTDQGIDEIINERFGNATGWFVNAIFYQIPITKDVGIPWVVIMLLGFATFFTLYFKFINISGFAKAINVVRGKYDNIDHVTVDPMYGDLTPGGDSIETIRIEGKHGEVSHFQALTAALSGTVGLGNIAGVAIAITIGGPGATFWMIIAGLLGMTSKFAECTLGVKYRDVGKDGTVYGGPMYYLRKGLSEKGIAGLGKVLAVLFAVFCIGGSFGGGNMFQANQAAQIFNDVTNNTGASSGFWFGVIMAVFVGIVIIGGVKRIASVTEKVVPFMVGIYVLAALIIIGANFSHIPSAFGEIFEGAFSPVGIAGGFVGVLVQGFRRAAFSNEAGVGSAAIAHSAVKTKYPASEGIVALLEPFIDTVVVCTITALVIIITGNYADTTASGVQLTSNAFASVLPWFPYVLTVAVILFAFSTMISWSYYGLQSWLYLFGKSRQNTITYKVLFCVFTIIGASISLGAVTDFSDAMIFAMAVPNLIGVSMLLPKIREEVQKYLDAIRSGK
- a CDS encoding DUF2851 family protein — its product is MNEDFLHYLWKFKKFDFVNLKTTNGDKLEILSVGVTNNNSGPDFFNARLKVGGQQWAGNVEIHLKSSDWYLHNHENDAAYKNVILHVVWEHDVDVFIKNNTSLPTLELKERVQTSILDNYYSLISAKKNFINCENQVQEIDSFVFQNWLQRLYFERLEDKSKLILEELKNTNNDWEALLFVMLAKSFGLKVNGDSFYSIAKSVDYSVIRKVQNDIKQTEALLFGQGGLLGIDCLDTYYIELKKEYEYLKNKFQLETRGVIPVKLSKLRPPNFPTLRLSQMASLLYNRQNLFSKVINAVNIQELYEIFKVKASNYWDSHFTFGKISSKSKKVLTQKFIDLIIINTIIPVKFCYGRSIGKETDEEIITLIQSLTKESNSIINGFHTIKLNLQSAMDTQSALQLYNNYCTKNKCLQCAVGISLIKY
- a CDS encoding ComEA family DNA-binding protein, with protein sequence MNNIKSHFRFSKNQRNGIFFLLLLIFILQCIYFFVDFSSDKNFFDNNEVLLGFQKQIDSLKKLEEEKKKLKIFPFNPNYIDDHKGYMLGMSNEQIDKLLNYRKEGNYINSPQEFQFVTGVPDSLLNVFSAYFVFPKRKKTTGYNKEKAFVIKKKDINLVTVDDLKKVSGVGNKLSNRIIKYRELLGGFMLPEQLYEVYGLDKKIADKVLKHYPLITPPVIKKIEVNSASLKELSSNVYINYDLATHIIEYRSRVGKIMSFEELKKMEGISAEKINRIKLYLDFN